The following are from one region of the Nostoc cf. commune SO-36 genome:
- the hisB gene encoding imidazoleglycerol-phosphate dehydratase HisB, producing MQISKINSNYDRLTETSRIATVHRTTGETDVQVTINLDGRGTCTAATGVPFLDHMLHQIASHGLIDIDVQAKGDWEIDDHHTNEDVGITLGQAFNQALGNRKGIVRFGNFLAPLDEALVQVALDFSGRPHLSYGLQIPTQRVGTYDTQLVREFFVALVNHSQMTLHIRQLDGINSHHIIEATFKAFARATRLAVEIDPRRAGVIPSSKGVL from the coding sequence ATGCAAATCAGCAAAATTAATTCAAACTACGATCGCTTAACTGAAACCTCTCGGATTGCGACTGTTCACCGCACCACTGGTGAAACTGATGTGCAAGTTACGATCAACCTGGATGGTAGAGGAACTTGCACAGCAGCAACAGGTGTTCCGTTTTTGGATCACATGTTGCATCAAATTGCCTCCCACGGGCTGATTGATATAGATGTCCAAGCCAAGGGAGACTGGGAAATTGATGACCATCACACCAACGAAGATGTAGGCATTACTTTAGGGCAAGCTTTTAACCAAGCACTAGGCAACAGAAAAGGTATTGTCCGCTTTGGTAATTTTCTTGCACCATTGGATGAAGCTTTAGTTCAGGTAGCACTAGACTTTTCTGGACGTCCTCACCTCAGCTACGGCTTACAAATTCCTACCCAGAGGGTAGGAACCTATGACACCCAACTGGTGCGAGAATTTTTTGTGGCTTTGGTAAACCATAGCCAAATGACATTGCACATTCGGCAACTGGATGGCATTAATTCCCATCACATCATTGAAGCAACATTTAAGGCGTTTGCAAGAGCAACGCGGTTGGCGGTGGAAATCGACCCCCGTCGTGCTGGCGTTATTCCCAGTTCTAAGGGCGTTTTATGA
- the ntcA gene encoding global nitrogen regulator NtcA: MIVTQDKALANVFRQMATGAFPPVVETFERNKTIFFPGDPAERVYFLLKGAVKLSRVYEAGEEITVALLRENSVFGVLSLLTGNKSDRFYHAVAFTPAELLSAPIEQVEQALKENPELSMLMLRGLSSRILQTEMMIETLAHRDMGSRLVSFLLILCRDFGVPCADGITIDLKLSHQAIAEAIGSTRVTVTRLLGDLREKKMISIHKKKITVHKPVTLSRQFT; encoded by the coding sequence ATGATCGTGACACAAGATAAAGCCCTAGCAAATGTTTTTCGTCAGATGGCGACCGGGGCGTTTCCGCCAGTTGTAGAAACGTTTGAACGCAATAAAACGATCTTTTTTCCTGGCGATCCTGCCGAACGAGTTTATTTTCTTTTGAAAGGTGCTGTTAAACTTTCCAGGGTGTACGAGGCAGGAGAGGAAATAACGGTAGCGTTGCTGCGGGAAAACAGTGTTTTTGGTGTATTGTCATTGCTGACAGGAAATAAGTCGGATCGCTTTTACCATGCGGTTGCATTTACGCCTGCGGAATTACTGTCAGCACCAATTGAACAAGTGGAACAAGCACTCAAGGAAAATCCAGAATTATCAATGTTAATGCTGCGAGGTCTGTCTTCGCGCATTTTACAGACGGAGATGATGATTGAAACTCTTGCTCACCGAGACATGGGTTCTCGCTTGGTGAGTTTTTTGTTAATTCTTTGTCGGGATTTTGGCGTTCCTTGTGCAGATGGGATCACTATTGATTTGAAGTTATCTCATCAAGCGATCGCAGAAGCAATTGGTTCAACTCGTGTTACCGTTACTAGGCTACTAGGGGATTTGCGTGAGAAAAAGATGATTTCTATTCACAAAAAGAAGATTACTGTGCATAAACCTGTTACCTTAAGTAGGCAATTCACATAA
- the fabI gene encoding enoyl-ACP reductase FabI → MLNLTGKNALVTGIANNRSIAWGIAQQLHKAGANLGITYLPDERGKMEKKVAELVEPLNPSLFLPCNVQNEDQIKSTFETIREQWGKLDILIHCLAFASKDDLSGDFSQTSRSGFNTALEISTYSLVQLSGAAKPLMTEGGSIVTLTYLGGVRAIPNYNVMGVAKAGLEMSVRYLAAELGAQNIRVNAISAGPIRTLASSAVGGILDAIHHVEEVAPLRRTVTQLEVGNAAAFLCSDLSSGITGQILYVDAGYEIMGM, encoded by the coding sequence ATGCTAAATCTGACTGGAAAAAATGCCCTTGTTACAGGTATTGCCAATAACCGCTCGATCGCCTGGGGCATCGCCCAACAGCTGCATAAAGCCGGAGCAAACCTGGGTATTACTTACCTGCCGGATGAACGCGGCAAAATGGAGAAAAAAGTCGCGGAGTTGGTAGAACCCCTCAACCCCAGTTTATTTCTTCCCTGTAATGTCCAAAATGAAGACCAAATTAAATCTACCTTTGAGACAATCCGCGAACAGTGGGGAAAGCTAGACATCCTTATCCATTGTCTGGCCTTTGCTAGCAAAGACGACTTGAGCGGAGATTTTAGCCAAACCTCCCGTTCTGGCTTCAACACCGCCTTAGAAATTAGTACCTACTCGCTGGTGCAGTTAAGTGGTGCAGCTAAACCTTTGATGACAGAGGGAGGTAGTATCGTCACTTTGACATATTTAGGCGGTGTCAGAGCAATCCCTAATTACAACGTTATGGGAGTTGCCAAGGCGGGCTTAGAAATGAGTGTGCGTTATCTAGCTGCCGAACTAGGGGCGCAAAATATCCGCGTCAATGCCATCTCCGCAGGCCCCATCCGCACTTTGGCATCTTCAGCAGTAGGTGGGATTTTGGATGCAATTCATCATGTAGAAGAAGTAGCTCCCCTACGACGCACCGTCACTCAGTTAGAAGTAGGCAATGCTGCGGCTTTCTTGTGTAGTGATTTGTCTAGCGGCATTACCGGACAAATTCTGTATGTAGATGCAGGATATGAAATTATGGGAATGTAA
- a CDS encoding ABC transporter ATP-binding protein, with product MKSVADDSNSQLNTADTPPVVLTSELRKVYRTGFWLNQKVVSLKNCSLTVYKGETFGLLGPNGAGKTTLLKLLLGIIHPTSGRGLLLGKPIGDRTIRQHIGYLPENPYLYDYLTGWEFLQLAAGLFQIPQSVQRQRIPQLLELVGLSQADARKKLLRRYSKGMLQRVCMAQALINEPDLVFLDEPMSGLDPVGRYQMREIILALKAAGKTIFFNSHVLSEVEQICDRIAILAQGELICSGSLNELLGGKNTYHVKGQGGDWEILKKWISTLRFEPDGSWQGTLQDDYYDFLASLRLMEGKIIAMNLSRQSLEEFFIQQIEIKNNSLN from the coding sequence ATGAAGTCTGTTGCAGATGACTCTAATTCTCAACTTAATACGGCAGACACTCCGCCAGTAGTCCTAACTTCTGAGTTGCGAAAAGTCTATCGCACTGGTTTTTGGCTAAATCAAAAAGTCGTATCTCTGAAAAACTGTTCTTTAACGGTTTACAAAGGAGAAACCTTTGGGTTGCTAGGGCCAAATGGTGCTGGTAAAACCACTCTTTTAAAATTGTTATTGGGAATTATTCATCCCACCTCTGGACGGGGATTATTATTGGGTAAGCCAATAGGCGATCGCACTATCAGGCAACATATCGGCTATCTGCCAGAAAATCCCTATTTGTATGACTATCTCACTGGCTGGGAATTTTTACAGCTTGCTGCTGGACTATTCCAAATTCCCCAAAGTGTCCAACGCCAACGCATTCCCCAACTGCTGGAATTAGTGGGTTTATCCCAAGCTGATGCTCGTAAAAAGCTCCTGCGTCGCTACTCTAAAGGAATGCTACAGCGTGTTTGTATGGCACAGGCGCTAATTAACGAGCCAGATTTAGTTTTTCTGGATGAACCGATGTCTGGTCTTGATCCGGTAGGACGCTACCAAATGCGGGAAATTATTCTGGCCCTAAAAGCTGCTGGGAAAACGATTTTTTTCAATAGCCATGTTCTTAGTGAAGTAGAACAGATTTGCGATCGCATTGCCATTCTCGCTCAAGGTGAATTAATTTGCTCTGGTTCCCTTAATGAACTCTTAGGCGGAAAAAACACATATCACGTCAAAGGTCAAGGTGGGGACTGGGAAATCCTCAAAAAATGGATATCCACTCTCAGATTTGAGCCTGATGGCTCTTGGCAAGGTACATTACAAGATGATTACTATGATTTTCTCGCTAGTCTTCGCCTCATGGAGGGTAAAATTATCGCCATGAACTTGTCGCGTCAATCTTTAGAAGAATTTTTTATTCAACAAATCGAAATAAAAAATAATTCGCTTAATTAG